The segment AACTTACATCCAAATGATTTGAAAAAATTACAGGAGATTAAATCTAAGGGCGTTACTATTGTTAATTCCCTGGATGAACTTAAGGAGGCGTTAAAATAAAATGGGTACTTCGGCAGTTATTTTGACACTAAAAGAAGAATATTCACCTGAGAAATTGTTATCAGATACAATAGTCTCAGTATTCCATGCTAATGCAACTCTATATTTTCATAATAATAAAAATTATTCGGATAATGGGGAATTTTCGTATACTACACTGAACATTAATAACAATTCATTTGCAGAGAAAAGTGAACAATCATTTATTTTTTCAGTTCACGCTATTAACAGTCCAAGTATTGATTTTTACTATCATGAAGATTTGGAACTGGATTCTAATTTATCATTATGTCAAGTTGGTCATATTGAAGATATTTATGGTGTTCAAAAATTAATTTTTAATTTTATTTATGAATACCTCAGATTGAATCCTGACAATTACTTTTGGGTTACAGATTATGATTGGGTTTATAGCTGGGGGGACATGAAAAAAATGAAATCTTTACCGTATGATCCGGATTGGTGTTATATAGATCCAAGGTTGATTGATTTACCTTGAAATATTCTGCCACCTAGTACTTTCCCAGATGGCTTGGGGTTTGGAGGGTAAATATAACAAGACGCTTTTAAGTTCCATAGTACAGGTCAATTATGGTCAGAATCTGCCATAGTTGATCTTTTTTTATTCTTGGCTAATCTCAATGATCAGTTTCATAGAATCACCTATCTTTTCCGTAGAAATAGCTCTTAAAGTGTTCGCTGCATTAAATCTATAATGAGTGTGTATTGCAGCGAGGGGAGGGCGGGATAGGGATCTCAACAGTTGTAATCGCTATCATTGTAAGGCTATGAATAAAACTGTGTGTCGTTCCACATCAGATTAAGGAGGAATAGAATGCGCAACAAGTATGTTACATGGTCGCTTGTAGTTACGCTGCTTATCTCAACGCTATTCATGGCGGCTGGACCGCTTACCCGTTCGTCGGCAGCGGGCGGACCGAATCTTGCACTTAACAAAATCATTACCGCCAGCGGGCAATCCCAGAATTATGCGCCGGATAACGTTAAGGACAGCAATCAGAATACGTATTGGGAGAGCGCAAATGATGCTTTTCCAGGGTGGATTCAGGTCGATCTGGGTGCGCTCACCAGTATTGACCAGCTTGTATTGAAGTTACCAGTCAACTGGGAGGCGCGGACGCAGACACTGGCGGTACAGGGCAGTACGAACGGCTCTACCTTCACGGATATCGTCGCTTCAGCCGCATATGTCTTCAATCCTGCGGTGGCGAACAACAGTGCCACGGTGAACTTCACCGCTGCCAGCACGCGTTATGTCCGTCTGTTGTTCAGTGCGAATACTGCTTGGCCTGCGGGCCAATTGTCCGAGCTTGAAATCTACGGTGCCAGCAGCCCAACTTCTGCACCTACAGCGGGGCCTACTGCATCGCCTGTGCCAGCGGGCACCTATGAAGCAGAGGCTGCCGCATTATCCGGCGGGGCGAAAATGAACACAGATCATGCGGGATACTCTGGCACGGGATTCGTAGACGGTTATCTAACCCAAGGTCCGGCCACCACCTTCACGGTAAATGTGCCTGCGGCGGGTACACGGAATGTTACGCTGAAGTATGCCAATGCAAGCGGAAGCGACAAGACGATCAGCATCTACGTGAACGGAGTTAAGCAGCGCCAGACCACCTTGCCGAACCTGGCGAACTGGGACACCTGGAGCACGAAGGCTGAAGCCCTCCCGTTGAATGCTGGCAGTAATAGCATTGCTTACAAATACGATGCAGGGGATACGGGCAATGTCAATTTGGATCTAATTACGGTAGCAGCTGCAATCATCTCCACGCCCGCACCTTCACCTACAGTAGCTCCAACAACTGCCCCTACACCAACGCCGGTAACTACCCCGGCCCCTACAGCTACGGTGGCACCAACTTCCGCACCAACACCAGCACCGACAGCAACACCGGTGACTACACCAACGGTGTCCCCTGGAGGGAACATCGCCATTGGTAAGGCGATCAGTGCATCCTCCAACACACAGAATTTCATTGCCGGTAATGCCAACGATAACAACACGGCTACTTACTGGGAAGGCAGCGGGAATCCCAGCACCCTTACGCTTGACCTTGGAGCCAATCATAATATCACTTCGATTGTGCTGAAGCTGAATCCGGCGGCCGAATGGGCAACCCGGACGCAGAATATTCAAGTCCTGGGACACAATCAGAATTCAACAACCTTCAGCAATCTGGTTGCCGCCCAGAACTATACCTTCAATCTGGCATCAGGCAACACGGTGACTATCCCCGTGACAGCAACCGTTAAGCGGCTTCAGCTTGCTATCGCCGCCAACTCCGGTGCGCCCGGAGGACAAATTGCCGAATTCCAGGTATACGGTACACCGGCAACGAACCCGGATCTGACGATCACCGGCATGAGCTGGACACCTGCTTCTCCGGTGGAGACCAGCGCAGTGACCCTGAATACTGTGGTGAAGAACAGCGGTACAGCCGCAGCCGCAGCGACGACTGTCAATTTCTATCTGAACAACGAGCTGGCGGGTTCGGCACCGGTAGCGGCTTTGGCAGCAGGAGCTTCGGCATCCGTCTCCTACAATGCAGGGACGCTAACAGCCGGAACTTATCCGCTTAGTGCTAAGGTAGATGAGGCGGGCCAGATTATTGAGCAGAACGAAAGCAACAACAGCTATACGAATGCTTCGCCGCTGGTGGTTGCGCCTGTCTCCAGCTCCGACCTGACCGGAACGACCTCCTGGTCACCAGGAACACCGGCTGCGGGGAGTAACGTGGCCTTCACCGTCAGTCTCAAAAATCAGGGCAATCTTGCTTCCGCAGGCGGGGCCCATGGTATAACTGTAGCCTTGAAGAATGCCGCAGGCTCTACCGTGCAGACCTTCACAGGCTCCTACACCGGCGTAATTGCAGCCGGGGCTACGGTCCAAGTGTCTCTCCCCGGCACCTGGAGTGCAGTGAACGGCAATTATACGGTCACTACAACCATTGCCGCAGATGCCAATGAGGTAACAACCAAGCAGGCAAACAACGTGAACACTGTGAACCTGGTTGTATACGCTCTGCGCGGAGCAAGTGTACCCTACAGCCGGTATGACACGCAGGATGCGACCCGCGGCGGTTCAGCGGCGCTGAAATCGGCACCGAATTTCGATCAGATGCTAACCGCTTCGGAGGCTTCGGGCCAGAGCTATGTAGCCCTGCCGTCTAACGGAGCTTATGCACAGTGGACAGTGAGAGCGGGGCAAGGCGGTGCCGGAGTCACGATGAGATTCACGATGCCGGATTCGGCAGACGGAATGGGTCTTACCGGTGCGCTTGACGTATACGTGAATGGAACCAAGGCCAAAACCATCCCGTTAACCTCCTATTACTCCTGGCAGTACTTCTCCGGCGACCAGCCTGGTGATGCACCAAGTGCCGGACGCCCGTTGTTCCGCTTCGATGAAGTTCACTGGAAGATGGATACACCACTTCAGCCTGGTGACACGATCCGTATTCAGAAGAACAACGGAGACAGCCTTGAATACGGGGTGGATTTCCTGGAGATTGAACCTGTACCGGCAGCCATTGCCCGTCCGGCCAACTCAGTGTCGGTCACCGATTACGGCGCAGTGGCAGGAGACGGACAGGACGATCTTGCCGCCTTCAACAGTGCGGTTACAGCCGCCGTCACCAGCGGAAAATCTCTCTATATTCCGGCTGGAACTTTTAATCTGAGCAGCATGTGGGTCATTGGCTCGGTCAGCAATATGATCAACAACTTCACGGTCACCGGTGCAGGCTACTGGCACACCAATCTGCAATTTACGAATCCCAATGCAGCTGGCGGGGGCATCTCCTTCCGTGTTCAAGGCAAGCTGGATTTCAGCAACGTCTATATGAACTCGAATCTGAGATCCCGGTACAACCAGAATGCTATCTATAAAGGCCTGATGGATAACTTCGGCAACAATTCGGTCATCCATGACGTATGGATTGAGCATTTTGAGTGCGGTATGTGGGTGGGGGATTATGCGCGGACGCCGGCGATTTTTGCGAACAATCTGCTTGTCGAGAACAGCCGTATCCGTAACAATCTGGCGGACGGCATTAACTACTCCCAGGGAACCAGCAACTCTACCGTCCGCAATACCAATGTGCGCAATAACGGGGACGATGGTCTGGCCGTGTGGCCGAGCAACACCTTTGGTGCACCGGATGGTGTGAATAACACGTTCTCATACAATACGATTGAGAATAACTGGCGTGCTGGCGCTATCGGCATCTTCGGGGGCAGTGGTCACAAGGCGGATCACAACTACATCATCGACACGGTGGGCGGCTCCGGTATCCGGCTGAATACGACCTTTCCGGGAGCGCATTTCAACAACAACACAGGGATGATTTTCTCGGATACGACGATTATTAACAGCGGCACCAGCCGTGACCTGTATGACGGGGAACGCGGCGCGATTGATCTCGAAGCTTCGAGTGATCCGATCAAGAATGTAACCTTCACCAACATCGACATCATCAACACCCAGCGGGATGCGATCCAGTTCGGGTACGGTGGCGGCTTCTCGGGTATCGTATTCAACAACATTAACATCAACGGCACAGGTCTCGATGGAGTGACAACTTCCAGGTTCTCCGGCGCCCATAAGGGAGCGGCAATCTACACGTATACCGGCAACGGCTCGGCGACCTTCAACAACCTGACGACCAGCAATATTGCATATCCAAGTCTGTATTATATTCAGAGCGGGTTTGGGCTGTTGATTCAGTAGCCTTGAGATAGACAGGGAGGGGCCTAAGCGGCTCCTCTTTTTTTGGTTTTAGCCAGTTGAGTGCGTGAAACGTGCGAAATCAGGACCACCCGTCCAACGGAGGGTCCTGATTTTTGTTTCTTAGAAGATCCCTGTTGAGTTGGTGGTCTTCCTTTGAGTGGTCTGTTCTTCCCAACAAGATTAAGGACATTAAGATATGTATTTATTAAAATGAGTGCTTACTAAAATTATTTCCCCATTCCAAATAAATAAAAAATTCTAATGTACCATTATTCCCTGTAACTTGACTATTGGTAATAGCAATTATCTCATAGTCTTCGATAAAGTGATTACATAAATCGGTTAATATATCACGGATGGTATCGATACTGTCGAATTCCCCGCTTCTGCGTATATCAGAAGATGCTACTTCAAACAGAGGTTTAATTAAAGCAATTACAGTTCCGCAATCCCCTATGATTTCTCTACATAATGGCAGGGCATATTTTAATGAAAGGTATGACAAGTCTAAGGTGATTACTTCTGGAGAAGGGAATAACGAAAGCAGAACTTTGTCAGCAAGATTGGTTTTTTCCATATTCACTATTTTTTTATCGAATAGTAGTTTCCCTGCTATTTGACCGCACCCTACATCAACAGCATAAACAAGCTTTGCTCCATTTTGTATCAGGCAATCAGTAAACCCGCCAGTAGAAGCTCCGCAATCCATTACCACTTTTCCATTTACATCAATTCCAAAATCACGTAATGCGCCTGCTAATTTTAAGCCTCCTTTATTTACATACTTTCTTTGATAATACCTTTTAATTCTTACTGTTCCATCTACAGGAACTTTGTCGTTAACACTTAGTATTAATTCATCGTTAACCAAAACTCGACCTAATATTATCCATTTTTTTGCCTCTTTCAAGCTATCAAACCAATTTTCTGAAATTAATTTATCAATGACAATACAACTTTTTTTATTTTTCTTCATTTAGAAAACTCCAATTTTAGATAGAATAAGTGCCTTGGTAAAAATGATTGCGCATAATTATCATTTAAATGTTCAAAAGCATAAAATTATTTATTCATTTGTAAATATTAAATTAATAATTTATGATTTTCTTTTAATATTGTAATTAATACCATAGGAAAAAACATGAGTCAATAGATAAAAATGTAACAATAAAAATCCGATATTTGTTTAAAATTTGTATTTAATTTTAAATAATTTCAATATTATTACAAATTAGTCGCTTTACAGATGGAAAATGCTGTGATAAGATGCAAATTAATTAGAAGGGAAGTGGTTTTATGTAATTGTAAAATGTAAACTTAAATGTTCATTTGTTTATTTGTTGGGGCGCAATTGAAGAAAACAATTTATTAAGTGAAAACACTAATTCCAAAAAACAAGGTGTGATGAAGCTGCAATTACTACGATATTGTCTGGACCCGATAAAAATCATGATAAAGTTTTGTAAAGCTCATGCCATACTCAAAATAATTTTGTTAATGGTGTCAGCGATTTTGGCTCCGTTAAGCTTTTTGCTAACAGAAGATCTAATCGACAGTGTATCTGAATTATACAAAGGCAATGCGGGTTACACCCACGTGGGTCTGAACCTGGTGCTACTACTTATCACTATTTTGACAATCTCCCTTTGTACGTCGATGGAGGGTTACCTCAATATAAATTTTGATAGATTATTATTGAAAAACTGGACACCGGTCGTATTGAACAAGTATAAGCAGCTCAAATACAGTTGTTTTGAAGATCAAGAAACGCAGGATATTATTTTTCAAATGAGTGACCATCCTAGTGAAAGTATCAAAAACAGTTTTCTTAATATCACGCAGATAGGCAGTTCTCTGCTTTCACTGGTACTACTAAATCTGGTATTTGCAAAGGTTTCTGTCTGGTTGTCAGTACTTTGTTTTTTATTCACGGTTCCCATGCTTTTTCTAAACTATAGAGCTATGACTATCCTCGACAGCCTTTTCTACAAACAATCTGCCGAAGATCGGAAGTTGGGATATTTGTTAGGGTTGTTGACTACTAAATCTTCCCTTTCTGAACTCAAATTATTTTGTGCGGTAGAATATATCGTTAATCAATGGGGAGGGATCAGAAGTAAAGTTTATAAAGAGAGGGTGGGCGCCAATGTAAAATCTCAAAAACTTATCTTTATCAATACTTTATGTGTTATGGCTTGGACGGTGCTAATTATTATTACCTTAGTAAATTATATGTACAACGGACTCATTACTTTAGGGCTTTTTGTAGCTTTAATGGGCTCTCTCAATTCGATTATCAGTATATCTGAGCAGGTCTCCTGGGAATATTCCGAATACTCCCGAAATGTATTGAAGACAAAGTACTATAAGCGTTTTATGTCTTTGCCTGAAAGTGAAGAGAGCGCTGATTTCAAAAAAGAGAGGTGTTTCAATAATCCTGAAATTTGTTTTAATGATGTCTACTTTTCATATCCCCAATCTCAAAAACCGATTCTGCAAGGTGTGTCTCTGACGATAAGACATAATGAGAGAATTGCAATTGTCGGTAAAAATGGTGCTGGAAAGTCTACGCTAATTAAGCTGTTGTGCGGGCTTTATCAACCTGATAGGGGGGAGATCACCATTAATGGTATAGCGCTTTCAAACTTGAGTCAGCATGAGATTTCTGCTCTTTTCAGCGTCGTCTTCCAGGATTTTATGAAATACAGTTTAACTGTACGGGAGAATATAGCCTTAGGGAATATTACAAAAATCCATAACGATGCAGCTATAGATAAGGCCTTGGGACAGGCTGAAACAATGGGATTCCTTAAGCTTTCTGGGAAAGGACTGAACACGCCTTTAGGGAAGCTGGAGGATGACGGCATAGACCTATCTGGAGGCGAGTGGCAGCGGATTACTCTAGCCAGAGCACTTTTCGCGGATTCTTCATTTATCATACTAGATGAGCCAACAGCGTCTTTGGATCCGGTTGCAGAAAGTGAACTTTATCAATCTCTTTCTTTAGTTATAAAAGAAAAAGGTTCGATCATGATCTCACATCGCTTGGCAAGTGCCAAATTGGCAGACAAAATCTTTGTTATAGATGATGGGCGGATCTGCGAAGAAGGCAACCATGATGAGTTAATCGCCAAACAGGGAATTTATGCTGAAATGTTCAGAGCTCAGGCGAAATGGTATGACATGGATAGAACCTCTTTGAGAGTGGGCTACTAATATGTTAAAGCAGCTGGCTAAAATATTTAGAATAGCAATGGACTCTTCGCCCGGATCGCTTTTGATTATTATAATTAGTTCGGCAGCCGGTTTCTTATATCCCGCTGTCTCAACCAGGATTTTGTCATCGATCTTTCATGAGTTTAGCAACACGGCTTTGTTAAATCTGCATAAAATTTATTTTTTCATGGTGCTATTTATAGCGATTTATATCCTGAAAACCATCCTTCAGAGTATCGCTGGGTTATTTGTGTCTATTGGGATTTACGAGAAACTGGGATATCAGCTTAATATTTATATAGGCGAAAAGTGTACGAAGCTTCCTTTTATCAGCATGGAAACACCTGAGATATTAAATAAGTTAAATAGAGCAAAAGATTGTGTAACGAGAGCGGTAATTCCGCAATTAATTATGATTACAATCAGCGTATTCTCCAGTTTCATCTCGGTGCTTCTTGTAATCACTCTGTTAGCATCCTATAGCTTATGGTTTATTCCAATCTCCTTGCTTAGCGTGCTTCCTTATTTAATAGCCAGAATTATCCGGGGTAAAGAATTTTACTATTTGAAATGGTTTCAGGCCCCCAAGCAGAGATCCCTGGATTATTTCTGGAGTCTGTTCAATAATAAGCAGGCTGTAAAAGAAATGCGGGTTAACGGCAGCGGTGATTACTTGGCTGAGAAGTGGACTTATTATCGTGATGCTGTGTTGAGTCAAGAGTGGAATTTCAGAAGGAAAGATAGTCTGACTTTACTGGTGTGCGATTTTCTCAGGGCACTTGGATACTTGACCAGCATATTTTTTGCCTACAGACTTGTTATCCATCATGAGATAACAATCGGACTGTTCGGTGCGTGTATTGCTGCTTTTGCAATAGTGCAAGACCAGACAAGATCTTTCCTGGTGGAATTAGGCCGTTTTAAAGAACACTTGTTGTTCTCGAAAGACTATCTTGATTTCTTGGAATTGGAGGAAGAGGTTGAGGGCATAGCACAAATAAAAGGAGATTTTAATCAAATTATTATGGACAATGTTTCTTTTCTATACCCGAATAGTACAGATTATGCTCTGAAAAATGTGAGCCTACAAATACACAAAGGAGAAAAGCTGGCAATAGTCGGAAAAAACGGGAGCGGGAAAACCACCCTGGCAAAATTAATCATGGGGATGTATTCATCCAGCAGCGGCAGCATTTATTACAATGGAACGGATCTGAAGGCTATCAATAAAACAAGTTATTATTCCCTCATTTCTTCTATATGGCAGGATTTTGTTACCTACAAACTTACCATCAGAGAGAATATTGCGATTAGTAAGACTCAAAAAATGGATAGCGATGAGGCTATTTTAAATGTTGTGAACATGATGGGGATGGAGAAGCTTGTCAGAGAAAACGGATTGGATACCCCTATCGGAAGTGAATTTGGCGGGATTGAGTTATCGGGTGGAGACAATCAGCGGCTTGGATTGGCCAGAACGATGTTCCGGGATAGTTCAATGGTTGTTCTGGACGAACCAACTTCTGCTATGGACCCGACATTCGAATCGGAAGTGCTGGAGAAATTCCTGGAAATTTCAGAGAAGAAAACATCCTTGGTTATTTCTCATAGACTGGGGCTATGCAGAGTGGTGGACAGGATTATCGTCATGAATAATGGTGAAATTGTGGGAATCGGGACTCATAAAGAACTGCTTGAGAACAATGCTGAATACATAAAACTCTATACAGCTCAAGAACAGTGGTATCACTAGTCCACCCGATAGTTTTAAAAACTGATTTTAAATTAAATGAAGCGGGAGTGGAAATATGGTATTAAGTGAGCATATTCTCAGTGTATTGCGGGCTAAAAACGTACCTAGTCATGTTCAAATTGAATTAACCAAAAGATGCAACTGGAGATGCAAGTTTTGTTATGCCGAGTGTGATGAAGACGATGGATTAGATACTGCAACATTGTTCACTTTGTTGGACGATTTAAAAAGAATAGGCACGATTGAAATTAATTTTACTGGTGGAGAACCTTTATTAAAGAGAAGATGTATAGAAATATTTGAAAGGGCTAAATCAATAGGGTTTGGCCTGTCCCTTAATACCAATGGTTCACTAATAAATGAAAAAAACTATAGACAATTCTCTGAGCTGTTTTCGAGAATTGAGATAAGTTTGCACTCTGGAATCGAAAGCGAACATGATCAAATCGTACAGAGAACTGGAGCATGGAAAAAGACAGTTCATGCAATTAAATTGTTGACAGAAGCAAACGTGAAAGTGTTGATGAAATGTGTACTCACTCAAGAAACCCTTAACTCATTGAATTCATTAAACTTGTTATCCAAATCGCTTGGAGTCGAACTAGTAGTTGATTATAACATTACTTCAACATACAGCGGGAATACAAAACCTTTGCAATATAAATTAACAAATGAACAGATTTCCAAGTTAATAGAAACGGACAAATCAGTGGTTTATAAAGTATCTGATGATTATATAGAAGAAAATTATAAAAAAAGAAAACTTTCTGATGGCATCTGCCGGGCTGGAAGAACATCAGCTTTTATTGATGCTGAAGGAAATGTATTTCCATGTATTATTTTTAAAGATACAAGTGTGCCGGAAAACAGCGGTGGTTACACCGAGAACATTAGAACAAAACCGTTTGAAAACATTTGGAGGGACAATTCCTTATTTCATGAGATCCGTACTTTATCTGCGGCTGATTTTGATAAATGTTTAAGTTGTGAAATAGATAATGATTAGAGGAGGAAAGTAAATGAACTCTAAAATCTTACCAATGAAGTATCCAATTATAACTTCTTGGCAATGGCAAGCTAATTTATTTTCAAATGATCAGAGACGAATCGCACGACAAAACCTTTGTTGACTTTTATCAATATCCTATATTAGAGGTTTGCCCATGGATTTATAATCAACATCTAAAACGAGAAACCATTTTGTTTTTTTAAAAAGATATTTGTGAGTTTTTTATCGAGTGTATCGATCTTAATAATTATATTTATGGCGTGTTTGAACAATCCTATTTCGGCCGCTCAGAATTTTTTCCTCACGATACTTTTATATATGGTTACAATATGGAAAAGAAAGTATTTTACATAGCTGATTTTTCTATTAAAGAGAAATACTCTTATACAGAGGTATCATTTTCACAAATTGAAAAAGTATATTTAGCCATTGAGGAAAAAGATGATTGGCTTTTAGATAAAGGGGGACTGCAGCTTCTTAGTTTTAATGCTAAAGGCATATTTGATTTTAAACCCTCGTTGGTAATAGAATTCTTGGATGAGTTCTTACAGTCTAAAAATAGCTTTGAAAAAAGTTGTTTTTATATAAACAATCCTAATAAAAGTGTATTTGGATTAGAGGTTTAAAGCAGTGTAAAATATATTAATTTAGACGAGTGAGAAAGAAATTATTCTTACTGAGGAGATTACAGTGTATTACGGCTCAAGATAAAGCTCTGCTGGTCAGGGAGCATGAAGACCACAACCTTTGATTTGATCCTTTGATTATGGACTTTTTTACATGGAATATAATTATTGATCTTCGATAAATTACGACAGCGTAATATCTGCCCTTCATGTTATTCTATTACTAATACATAATAGCTATACAAAGGGGAAACATTGATGAAAAGGTTGCTTTATATCATTTTGGCAGTAGGTTTAATGATGAGTGTAACGCTCACTGGAGGGGCAGGTACTTCATCTGCTGCACAAGCTAATAAGGTATTGCGTATCGGTCTGGGAAGTCTTCCTGATCAGCTTGATCCGGCAGCAGCTGCGGATGACAGCACAGTGACGGTTCTCAAAGGGTTATTTGAAGGACTGGTCCGGTTGAATGCGGCTGGTCAAGCCGTTCCGGCAATAGCAAAATCATGGACCCTCTCGAAGGATGGCAGAACGTATACCTTTGCGCTTCGCGGGGATGCGAAATGGAGCAACGGGCAGCAGGTGCTGGCCTCGGACTTCGAGTATGCCTGGAAGCGGGCGCTGGCTCCGGAAGCCAAGAATGTCTACGCTTTTAATATGTACATGATTAATAATGCGCAGAACTACAACGAGGGACTTCTGAAGGATACCTCCAAAATCGGCGTAAAGGCGTTGAATAACACCACACTACAGGTCACATTAAAGGAGAAAACCTCCTATTTCATCCAACTGCTCGCAGAGAGCATCTATTTTCCGGTGTACGCTAAGACTGCGAAGGCCAACAACCAATGGGCAACAGACCTTAAGTCTATGGTAACCAATGGTCCCTTCAAGCTCAAGACTTGGAAGAGTAATGAGATTTCTATAGTTAAAAACCCTTCTTATTATGTGGCCCAAGAAATTAAGCTGCCGGAGGTACGTCTGCTGCTGCCTGAGAATCCGACAGTCGCTTATATGGACAAGAAGGTTGACTGGGTTGGAGGCGGAGGGGTGGAATCAGTGGATTATACATCTTTAGATAGCGCATCTTACCGCGACCTGCATGAAGGACCGTATGCTTCCACCTATTTTTATCAATTCAATCTGACTAAGCCGCCGTTTGACAATCTGAAGATCCGTCAGGCATTGGCGATGGCGATTGACCGTGAAGCCTTGCGTTACGGCAATCCGGCGTTTGGATTTGTGCCGCCAAGTATTCATGGGACCCAGTTGAATTTCCGCACAGAGATGTCGGACAAGATGTACTTTCATGAGGATGTGGCGGCGGCCAAGCAATTACTGAAGGAAGGCATGAGAGAAGCGGGACTCACCAAGTTCCCCAGCTTCACTATTATCGTGAATGAATATATCAATCATGACGTTATCGCAA is part of the Paenibacillus sp. FSL M7-0420 genome and harbors:
- a CDS encoding ABC transporter ATP-binding protein codes for the protein MKLQLLRYCLDPIKIMIKFCKAHAILKIILLMVSAILAPLSFLLTEDLIDSVSELYKGNAGYTHVGLNLVLLLITILTISLCTSMEGYLNINFDRLLLKNWTPVVLNKYKQLKYSCFEDQETQDIIFQMSDHPSESIKNSFLNITQIGSSLLSLVLLNLVFAKVSVWLSVLCFLFTVPMLFLNYRAMTILDSLFYKQSAEDRKLGYLLGLLTTKSSLSELKLFCAVEYIVNQWGGIRSKVYKERVGANVKSQKLIFINTLCVMAWTVLIIITLVNYMYNGLITLGLFVALMGSLNSIISISEQVSWEYSEYSRNVLKTKYYKRFMSLPESEESADFKKERCFNNPEICFNDVYFSYPQSQKPILQGVSLTIRHNERIAIVGKNGAGKSTLIKLLCGLYQPDRGEITINGIALSNLSQHEISALFSVVFQDFMKYSLTVRENIALGNITKIHNDAAIDKALGQAETMGFLKLSGKGLNTPLGKLEDDGIDLSGGEWQRITLARALFADSSFIILDEPTASLDPVAESELYQSLSLVIKEKGSIMISHRLASAKLADKIFVIDDGRICEEGNHDELIAKQGIYAEMFRAQAKWYDMDRTSLRVGY
- a CDS encoding discoidin domain-containing protein, whose product is MRNKYVTWSLVVTLLISTLFMAAGPLTRSSAAGGPNLALNKIITASGQSQNYAPDNVKDSNQNTYWESANDAFPGWIQVDLGALTSIDQLVLKLPVNWEARTQTLAVQGSTNGSTFTDIVASAAYVFNPAVANNSATVNFTAASTRYVRLLFSANTAWPAGQLSELEIYGASSPTSAPTAGPTASPVPAGTYEAEAAALSGGAKMNTDHAGYSGTGFVDGYLTQGPATTFTVNVPAAGTRNVTLKYANASGSDKTISIYVNGVKQRQTTLPNLANWDTWSTKAEALPLNAGSNSIAYKYDAGDTGNVNLDLITVAAAIISTPAPSPTVAPTTAPTPTPVTTPAPTATVAPTSAPTPAPTATPVTTPTVSPGGNIAIGKAISASSNTQNFIAGNANDNNTATYWEGSGNPSTLTLDLGANHNITSIVLKLNPAAEWATRTQNIQVLGHNQNSTTFSNLVAAQNYTFNLASGNTVTIPVTATVKRLQLAIAANSGAPGGQIAEFQVYGTPATNPDLTITGMSWTPASPVETSAVTLNTVVKNSGTAAAAATTVNFYLNNELAGSAPVAALAAGASASVSYNAGTLTAGTYPLSAKVDEAGQIIEQNESNNSYTNASPLVVAPVSSSDLTGTTSWSPGTPAAGSNVAFTVSLKNQGNLASAGGAHGITVALKNAAGSTVQTFTGSYTGVIAAGATVQVSLPGTWSAVNGNYTVTTTIAADANEVTTKQANNVNTVNLVVYALRGASVPYSRYDTQDATRGGSAALKSAPNFDQMLTASEASGQSYVALPSNGAYAQWTVRAGQGGAGVTMRFTMPDSADGMGLTGALDVYVNGTKAKTIPLTSYYSWQYFSGDQPGDAPSAGRPLFRFDEVHWKMDTPLQPGDTIRIQKNNGDSLEYGVDFLEIEPVPAAIARPANSVSVTDYGAVAGDGQDDLAAFNSAVTAAVTSGKSLYIPAGTFNLSSMWVIGSVSNMINNFTVTGAGYWHTNLQFTNPNAAGGGISFRVQGKLDFSNVYMNSNLRSRYNQNAIYKGLMDNFGNNSVIHDVWIEHFECGMWVGDYARTPAIFANNLLVENSRIRNNLADGINYSQGTSNSTVRNTNVRNNGDDGLAVWPSNTFGAPDGVNNTFSYNTIENNWRAGAIGIFGGSGHKADHNYIIDTVGGSGIRLNTTFPGAHFNNNTGMIFSDTTIINSGTSRDLYDGERGAIDLEASSDPIKNVTFTNIDIINTQRDAIQFGYGGGFSGIVFNNININGTGLDGVTTSRFSGAHKGAAIYTYTGNGSATFNNLTTSNIAYPSLYYIQSGFGLLIQ
- a CDS encoding SAM-dependent methyltransferase, whose translation is MKKNKKSCIVIDKLISENWFDSLKEAKKWIILGRVLVNDELILSVNDKVPVDGTVRIKRYYQRKYVNKGGLKLAGALRDFGIDVNGKVVMDCGASTGGFTDCLIQNGAKLVYAVDVGCGQIAGKLLFDKKIVNMEKTNLADKVLLSLFPSPEVITLDLSYLSLKYALPLCREIIGDCGTVIALIKPLFEVASSDIRRSGEFDSIDTIRDILTDLCNHFIEDYEIIAITNSQVTGNNGTLEFFIYLEWGNNFSKHSF
- a CDS encoding ABC transporter ATP-binding protein → MLKQLAKIFRIAMDSSPGSLLIIIISSAAGFLYPAVSTRILSSIFHEFSNTALLNLHKIYFFMVLFIAIYILKTILQSIAGLFVSIGIYEKLGYQLNIYIGEKCTKLPFISMETPEILNKLNRAKDCVTRAVIPQLIMITISVFSSFISVLLVITLLASYSLWFIPISLLSVLPYLIARIIRGKEFYYLKWFQAPKQRSLDYFWSLFNNKQAVKEMRVNGSGDYLAEKWTYYRDAVLSQEWNFRRKDSLTLLVCDFLRALGYLTSIFFAYRLVIHHEITIGLFGACIAAFAIVQDQTRSFLVELGRFKEHLLFSKDYLDFLELEEEVEGIAQIKGDFNQIIMDNVSFLYPNSTDYALKNVSLQIHKGEKLAIVGKNGSGKTTLAKLIMGMYSSSSGSIYYNGTDLKAINKTSYYSLISSIWQDFVTYKLTIRENIAISKTQKMDSDEAILNVVNMMGMEKLVRENGLDTPIGSEFGGIELSGGDNQRLGLARTMFRDSSMVVLDEPTSAMDPTFESEVLEKFLEISEKKTSLVISHRLGLCRVVDRIIVMNNGEIVGIGTHKELLENNAEYIKLYTAQEQWYH